Proteins from a genomic interval of Equus quagga isolate Etosha38 chromosome 13, UCLA_HA_Equagga_1.0, whole genome shotgun sequence:
- the DUXB gene encoding double homeobox protein B yields MDLEGTSSGIIQKETWQGRVVYSQSQKDILQKLFQHSPYPDKATREKLAKEIGIAESKIQIWFKNHRAKQRQLGSGCSLGEDQTQGQDQTQPRIQDYLPKEARRDQTSLTRSQSDILVGAFERNRFPDIVARKKLAKQTGIRESRIKMWYQNRRSLYPGQSRSEPMNPLADGPNERPDLTVQQHQIDLSTLPSRSYHFPSSNSFSGNKTFLLALLPSHVSFVPDVIQGQNIMRTQPTQAVQGGENASSTLTLTNYVPIPLTLGGDLLDTQNPFWPQYQEKCQDHKEQTDTGVLQLKDNSQPNSEHKKQPPQDLGQVDISYIMQWWDEGYQALLAEWDPQKGTD; encoded by the exons atggaccttgagggaa CTTCATCAGGGATAATACAAAAAGAAACCTGGCAAGGCAGGGTTGTTTACAGCCAGAGTCAAAAAGACATCCTCCAAAAATTGTTTCAACACAGCCCTTACCCTGATAAAGCTACCAGGGAAAAACTGGCCAAGGAAATTGGCATTGCAGAGTCTAAAATTCAG ATTTGGTTTAAAAACCACAGAGCAAAACAGAGACAATTGGGATCCGGATGCTCCTTAGGAGAAGATCAAACCCAGGGACAGGACCAGACTCAGCCACGGATTCAAG ACTACTTACCAAAAGAAGCCAGACGAGACCAGACATCCCTCACAAGATCTCAATCAGACATCCTAGTTGGAGCCTTTGAGAGGAACCGATTCCCTGACATTGTAGCCAGGAAAAAACTGGCTAAACAAACAGGCATTCGGGAATCAAGAATTAAA ATGTGGTATCAGAACCGAAGATCTCTGTACCCTGGGCAGAGCAGAAGTGAGCCCATGAATCCCTTGGCAGATGGCCCAAATGAGAGACCAGATCTGACAGTTCAGCAGCACCAAATTGACCTGTCCACTCTCCCAAGCAGGtcttatcattttccttcctccaatTCTTTCAGCGGGAACAAAACATTTCTACTTGCTCTTCTTCCATCACATGTGTCTTTTGTCCCTGATGTGATCCAAGGACAAAATATCATGAGAACACAGCCTACACAGGCTgtgcagggaggagagaatgCTTCCTCTACTTTGACACTTACAAATTATGTCCCAATACCCCTGACTTTGGGAGGAGACCTCTTGGATACTCAGAATCCTTTCTGGCCCCAATACCAAGAAAAATGCCAGGATCACAAAGAACAGACGGACACAGGAGTACTACAGTTGAAGGACAATTCTCAGCCTAATTCTGAGCACAAAAAACAGCCACCACAGGATCTGGGTCAGGTGGACATATCTTACATTATGCAATGGTGGGATGAGGGCTACCAGGCTCTGCTTGCAGAATGGGATCCTCAAAAAGGAACAGACTGA